A part of Halobacillus shinanisalinarum genomic DNA contains:
- a CDS encoding DUF2254 domain-containing protein, producing MNRERAWIHIRDSFWFLPTIYSILSIICVSLVTMVDLWIIPKVKENIPSILLMNTSAAQTLYGSLITSILTMTTISFSTIMVVLTTYSTQFSPRTLQDFMKSRVTQHVLGVFSFGFIFVIINLLLMGSEQSKELISPFLTVIVSIVCLAFFILFIHHSSRFVQVNNLIGTIRSSTSKVIKKTYEAKNYYEFSDWNEQVIRERKKKRKKIIYARESGYAQTVGIPSLIEWASKRDTLIEADFFVGSYLQKGMPVFYCWSDTEEEEALEGCHDYLLIGNERTDLQDIEFSLQKLVEIAVKAISPSTNDPHTAVNCINRIGSLLAELGAVYEPIRYFADGNKELCLIMEPIAYEEYLYKSFYQIRIYGSQDISVMNGVLEALYKVAVVNDDTVKGDVWEFGVYMMKAVHTEQLDELDFKHFKHQVEKLADSCNETISFQR from the coding sequence TTGAACAGGGAAAGGGCATGGATTCATATACGGGACAGCTTTTGGTTTCTGCCAACGATTTATAGTATCCTATCGATTATTTGTGTATCCCTGGTGACAATGGTCGATTTATGGATCATCCCTAAAGTGAAAGAAAATATACCATCTATCTTATTAATGAACACCAGTGCTGCTCAAACGCTTTACGGCTCATTAATTACTTCGATTCTAACGATGACAACGATTAGCTTTTCGACTATAATGGTTGTCCTGACTACTTACTCGACACAATTTTCTCCACGTACACTGCAGGATTTTATGAAAAGCAGGGTAACTCAGCATGTTCTTGGTGTTTTCTCATTTGGATTTATCTTTGTGATCATAAATTTGCTTCTTATGGGAAGTGAACAGAGTAAAGAACTTATTAGTCCATTCCTAACGGTCATTGTTTCGATTGTGTGTTTGGCTTTTTTCATATTATTTATTCATCATTCTTCAAGGTTCGTTCAAGTTAATAATTTAATCGGTACTATTCGATCAAGTACCTCCAAAGTGATCAAAAAGACATATGAAGCGAAGAATTACTACGAGTTCAGCGATTGGAATGAACAAGTGATCAGAGAACGTAAGAAAAAAAGGAAAAAGATAATTTACGCGAGGGAATCTGGTTATGCACAAACCGTTGGAATTCCATCCTTAATTGAGTGGGCGAGCAAAAGAGATACACTTATTGAAGCTGACTTTTTTGTTGGCAGCTATCTTCAAAAAGGAATGCCAGTCTTTTATTGCTGGAGTGATACGGAGGAAGAGGAAGCGTTAGAAGGCTGTCATGATTATTTGCTGATTGGCAACGAGAGAACAGATCTTCAAGATATTGAATTTTCGTTACAGAAACTGGTTGAAATTGCTGTTAAAGCAATCTCTCCTAGTACCAATGACCCTCATACAGCTGTGAACTGCATTAACCGGATTGGTTCTTTATTAGCTGAACTTGGGGCAGTTTATGAACCCATCCGTTATTTTGCAGATGGAAACAAAGAATTATGCCTTATAATGGAACCAATAGCGTATGAAGAATACCTTTATAAAAGCTTCTATCAAATACGCATATACGGGAGTCAGGACATATCTGTCATGAATGGCGTGCTGGAAGCATTATATAAAGTGGCAGTGGTAAATGATGATACTGTTAAAGGAGACGTCTGGGAGTTTGGAGTGTATATGATGAAAGCTGTTCATACCGAGCAGCTTGATGAGTTAGATTTCAAGCACTTTAAACATCAAGTTGAAAAATTGGCTGATTCATGCAACGAGACGATTTCTTTTCAAAGATAA
- a CDS encoding DUF368 domain-containing protein → MWHWKNIYRGMIMGASDVVPGVSGGTIAVVLGIYDQLIEAINGFFSKEWRRHLKFLIPLGIGIGTSILLLANLIEWLFEHHPGPTKYFFLGLIIGVIPYLTHKADMKNSFKSNHYVLLLIGAVLVGSMAFFQTSESAVITNLTFGSYVMLFFSGWLASSAMIVPGISGSFLLLIIGMYSTIINAVANLNFGVILVVGLGILCGIIFMSKLIEFFLENYTSGTFALIIGLVVGSIFVIFPGIPGDLGTWLLSIITLISGLLFAWFLGRVEYS, encoded by the coding sequence ATGTGGCATTGGAAAAATATTTACCGTGGTATGATTATGGGGGCAAGTGATGTTGTGCCTGGTGTGAGCGGAGGTACGATCGCTGTTGTTCTCGGGATTTATGACCAGCTTATCGAAGCAATTAATGGCTTTTTCAGTAAAGAGTGGAGAAGGCACCTGAAGTTCTTAATACCCCTTGGCATTGGTATTGGAACATCTATTCTATTATTAGCTAATTTGATTGAGTGGCTGTTTGAACACCACCCTGGGCCAACGAAATACTTTTTCTTAGGTCTTATTATTGGCGTCATTCCTTACTTAACACATAAGGCAGATATGAAAAATAGCTTTAAAAGCAATCACTATGTGCTGTTATTGATAGGAGCTGTGTTGGTAGGGTCTATGGCATTCTTTCAAACTTCAGAGTCAGCAGTTATAACGAACCTCACCTTCGGATCTTATGTGATGCTGTTTTTCTCAGGATGGCTTGCAAGTAGTGCGATGATTGTCCCCGGTATTAGTGGCTCATTCCTTTTATTGATTATCGGGATGTATAGTACAATCATTAATGCGGTGGCTAACTTAAATTTCGGCGTTATATTGGTCGTTGGTTTGGGTATCTTATGCGGGATTATTTTCATGAGTAAACTCATTGAATTTTTCCTGGAGAACTATACATCAGGCACATTTGCTTTAATTATTGGGTTAGTTGTTGGTTCAATCTTTGTTATTTTCCCGGGCATACCTGGAGACCTCGGAACGTGGCTTTTAAGTATAATCACTTTAATAAGTGGGCTGCTGTTTGCCTGGTTCCTTGGTCGCGTTGAATACTCGTGA
- a CDS encoding thioredoxin family protein: protein MESIHTNETFQGVIESKQPVIVKFQADWCPDCRRMDMFIGDILKEFNNYKWYDVNRDELPEIADKYEVMGIPSLLIFQEGERTAHLHSANAKTPEEVEEFLQASL from the coding sequence ATGGAGTCTATTCATACAAACGAAACATTTCAAGGCGTAATTGAGAGTAAGCAGCCTGTGATTGTCAAGTTTCAGGCAGATTGGTGTCCAGATTGTCGTCGAATGGATATGTTTATTGGGGATATCCTTAAGGAATTTAATAACTATAAATGGTATGATGTGAATAGAGATGAACTGCCAGAGATTGCTGATAAATATGAGGTTATGGGGATTCCTAGTCTCTTAATTTTTCAGGAGGGGGAGAGAACAGCTCATTTGCATAGTGCGAATGCAAAAACTCCTGAAGAGGTTGAGGAGTTTTTACAAGCTAGCTTGTAA
- the tilS gene encoding tRNA lysidine(34) synthetase TilS produces MGAGHAHIDVIRSMKEQPIDDVEVCLISPSEYFYYSGMFSGYTEGVYSLEEIRLDLKKLTQDAGIHFIRKRASRVYPNFKKLFCRGGAVYPFDMISFDIGSKHLPDHFGHTVARSIKPHEQFVEQVNELRKTSHPLIVGGGAGGCELALSLQAYKAREQIDGQVRLVSSSNILGSQPKRMSKKLKSIMQEKRVQLWERERVEEVYEDYIVTSANNKIRHTGVLWLGGPLADPLFETSGIKVDEKGFPLVKATLQFDNYEFMFGVGDCVSLKTNPYLDKSGVHAVKQAPILYENLRRFAAAEELITYQPRSLFFIYYQQGWRRLYYYMALWPFIVRAHGS; encoded by the coding sequence GTGGGAGCGGGCCATGCTCATATTGATGTAATTCGTTCCATGAAGGAGCAGCCTATCGATGATGTTGAGGTATGCTTAATTTCGCCTTCTGAATACTTCTATTATTCGGGGATGTTCTCAGGCTATACGGAAGGAGTCTATTCTCTTGAAGAGATACGGCTTGATTTAAAGAAATTGACTCAAGATGCGGGCATCCATTTTATTAGGAAGAGAGCTTCACGTGTATATCCGAACTTCAAAAAACTTTTCTGCCGGGGCGGCGCTGTATACCCATTTGATATGATTAGTTTTGACATTGGTTCCAAACATCTCCCAGATCATTTTGGACATACAGTTGCGCGCTCAATTAAGCCTCATGAACAGTTTGTCGAACAGGTGAATGAATTAAGGAAAACGAGTCACCCTCTTATTGTAGGTGGTGGGGCAGGAGGCTGTGAATTGGCACTTTCGCTGCAAGCCTATAAAGCCAGGGAGCAAATAGATGGGCAGGTTCGCTTGGTCAGCTCATCAAACATCCTCGGTTCTCAGCCAAAAAGAATGTCTAAAAAGCTAAAGTCTATTATGCAGGAAAAAAGAGTTCAATTATGGGAGCGGGAAAGAGTAGAAGAAGTGTATGAAGATTATATTGTGACAAGTGCAAACAATAAAATTAGACATACCGGCGTACTTTGGCTTGGCGGGCCGCTTGCAGATCCCCTGTTTGAAACGTCAGGAATTAAAGTGGACGAAAAAGGGTTTCCACTAGTGAAAGCAACATTGCAGTTTGACAATTATGAGTTTATGTTTGGAGTGGGGGACTGTGTCTCATTAAAGACTAACCCGTATTTAGACAAGAGCGGAGTACACGCTGTCAAACAGGCTCCTATTCTTTATGAAAATTTGCGCCGCTTTGCTGCTGCGGAGGAACTTATAACGTATCAGCCCAGAAGCTTGTTCTTTATCTATTATCAACAGGGATGGAGAAGGCTTTACTACTATATGGCCCTGTGGCCGTTCATAGTAAGAGCACATGGCAGCTGA
- a CDS encoding TVP38/TMEM64 family protein: protein MNKMKLLRGLIFLIAFVVIAWLARQYLDIRPEQIRDYILSFGLWGPLLFMGLYTIGPIVALPTSILSLAAAFAYGLWPGMLYIVIGATGASITGYFIGHFFGASVIKFQETKWAQTIYKRMNEKGFLYVFILRLIPVVGFDILSYLAGMARVKLRSFVPATIIGMLPGTFAYSLVGTSLASGERSLILIAISVFTALLLITFIFRKKVRDWLNL from the coding sequence ATGAATAAAATGAAACTCCTACGGGGGCTTATTTTTCTTATCGCCTTTGTAGTCATTGCATGGCTTGCTAGACAGTACTTAGATATAAGACCAGAGCAAATTCGCGATTATATTCTATCCTTCGGTTTGTGGGGACCGCTGCTATTTATGGGATTATATACGATAGGGCCGATCGTCGCCCTCCCTACCTCGATTTTATCGTTGGCTGCAGCTTTCGCATATGGACTTTGGCCTGGGATGCTCTATATTGTCATCGGAGCAACTGGTGCATCGATCACCGGATACTTTATCGGTCATTTCTTCGGTGCTTCTGTTATCAAATTCCAAGAAACCAAGTGGGCCCAGACCATTTACAAACGAATGAATGAGAAAGGATTTCTTTATGTTTTCATTCTTCGTTTAATCCCTGTCGTTGGATTTGATATTTTAAGTTATTTGGCTGGAATGGCCCGTGTGAAACTACGTTCTTTTGTGCCGGCTACGATCATCGGGATGCTTCCAGGAACATTTGCTTATAGTCTTGTTGGCACAAGTTTAGCGAGTGGTGAGCGCAGCCTCATTCTTATTGCCATCAGCGTTTTTACAGCCCTTCTTCTGATAACATTTATATTTAGAAAAAAGGTCCGGGATTGGCTTAACTTATAG
- a CDS encoding ABC transporter ATP-binding protein, translated as MTHVIDVTQLHKRFGKTEIVKDVNFQLEQGELISIVGPSGSGKTTLLRMLAGLEPVTSGAVLLNGKDVTDRKANARNIGLVFQQPLLFPHMTVEENISYGVRVAGKNAGDKAKKLLQAISLSEYGGHFPAELSGGQQQRVALARAIATEPEVLLLDEPFSSLDAQLREELRYWVRDLLKTHQITAVFVTHDLEEAMLMGDRIALFHEGIFQQFAAADEIHEKPANPFVARFLKGHLVLNNEQYSPISALTLTEPVKQHRAFKAQLLHTTYSQGQKLGHLFIEEINEKITLPLTVNEHRDTFSIYLPLERICSFSTRMGNPL; from the coding sequence ATGACCCATGTAATTGATGTCACTCAGCTGCACAAACGATTCGGTAAAACCGAGATCGTGAAGGATGTAAATTTTCAACTTGAACAAGGGGAACTGATTAGCATTGTTGGACCTTCTGGAAGTGGAAAAACGACTTTACTTCGGATGTTGGCTGGTTTGGAGCCTGTCACTTCAGGAGCTGTCTTGCTTAATGGTAAGGATGTAACAGATCGTAAGGCAAATGCCAGAAACATTGGGCTCGTTTTTCAACAACCTTTACTCTTTCCTCACATGACAGTGGAGGAGAACATTTCGTATGGTGTCAGAGTAGCTGGAAAAAATGCAGGAGACAAAGCGAAGAAACTATTACAGGCAATCAGTTTATCCGAATATGGGGGCCACTTCCCAGCTGAATTATCAGGGGGACAACAGCAACGTGTGGCGTTAGCTCGAGCGATTGCTACGGAGCCTGAAGTCTTACTGTTGGATGAGCCGTTCAGTAGCTTGGACGCCCAACTCAGAGAAGAACTGCGCTATTGGGTTAGAGATTTACTTAAAACTCATCAGATCACAGCGGTCTTTGTGACCCACGACCTGGAAGAAGCGATGTTAATGGGAGATCGCATTGCACTGTTTCATGAAGGCATCTTTCAACAATTTGCGGCAGCAGATGAGATTCATGAAAAGCCCGCCAACCCTTTTGTAGCCAGATTTTTAAAAGGGCATCTCGTCTTAAACAATGAACAGTATTCACCTATAAGTGCGTTAACGCTTACGGAACCAGTTAAACAGCACAGGGCATTTAAGGCACAACTTCTCCACACTACCTACTCCCAAGGTCAGAAACTGGGACACCTTTTCATTGAGGAGATAAATGAAAAAATCACATTACCGCTCACAGTAAATGAACATAGAGACACCTTTTCTATTTATCTTCCATTAGAAAGAATTTGCTCCTTTTCGACAAGAATGGGGAATCCCTTATGA
- a CDS encoding ABC transporter permease, which translates to MRSMKFKFYLLLFFLFIGPVLFLILQSFSEVWRYQSGEGLTFNLQSYQVLFSDPNIAEATLWSLVIGVCVLLFNLLIGLLSGKGLALYSFTGRSFLEALFLAPILVPVLAVAMGLHLFMIRIGLADTWMGVVLIHLVPTVPYSIKIFHNTYNQLGHGMLEQASILGATSFKQLLTIELPLLKPAIRSVTFLTIVISLSQYASTAIIGGGRILTLPMIFFPFLNTADASLMAAFSIWFALLPFFMYIVVELLLFLLPYTRKPWRNG; encoded by the coding sequence ATGAGATCTATGAAGTTCAAGTTTTATCTGCTCTTATTCTTTTTGTTCATAGGGCCTGTCCTCTTTCTAATTCTACAAAGTTTTAGTGAGGTTTGGCGCTATCAATCAGGGGAAGGCTTAACATTCAATCTACAGAGCTATCAGGTATTATTTTCTGACCCAAATATAGCCGAAGCCACCCTTTGGTCGCTAGTGATCGGTGTTTGTGTATTGCTTTTTAATCTATTGATCGGACTTTTGAGCGGCAAGGGATTAGCCTTGTATTCTTTTACTGGACGTTCCTTTCTCGAAGCCTTATTCCTAGCGCCAATATTAGTCCCTGTTTTGGCTGTAGCTATGGGACTTCATTTATTTATGATCCGGATTGGCCTTGCTGATACATGGATGGGGGTTGTTCTAATCCACCTAGTTCCTACAGTTCCCTATAGTATTAAAATTTTTCACAATACCTATAATCAGCTCGGTCACGGCATGTTAGAGCAGGCGTCTATCCTGGGTGCAACTTCTTTCAAACAGCTGCTTACGATTGAGTTGCCGCTGCTTAAGCCAGCCATTCGAAGCGTCACCTTTTTAACGATTGTCATTAGTTTAAGTCAATATGCGTCGACTGCTATTATAGGTGGAGGAAGAATTCTTACATTGCCAATGATCTTCTTCCCCTTCTTAAATACAGCAGATGCCTCATTAATGGCGGCATTCTCTATTTGGTTCGCACTACTCCCCTTCTTTATGTACATCGTTGTTGAACTATTATTGTTTCTATTGCCCTATACAAGAAAGCCTTGGAGGAATGGATGA
- a CDS encoding ABC transporter permease, with amino-acid sequence MSSGWKNSGLMKSSKSKLWFLLAPALVFLILPLYGMFAAVRSSINGNQGLTFTYYVQLFQSERFLSSIAFSVRTSLVATVIAIIIGLIITRLFHTYLDKTTPRLSVWLPMLFPHFVWGYLVILLLAETGLIAQIFLVVGWIDGTGQFPVLTRDPYGLGIIITYVWKEIPFVILMLLPIYSSIPTSYYDLVKTLGGRSWEQFRTVEWPHIQPVLIETFLILFSFTLTAYEVPALLGTTFPEMISVLSYQWFYGGILEERPLAFASMVFVSIVILTLTLAGYFYMNRRRMRAMRGRL; translated from the coding sequence ATGTCGAGTGGATGGAAGAACAGTGGTTTAATGAAGTCGTCCAAGAGTAAATTGTGGTTTCTGCTCGCTCCTGCACTCGTTTTTCTAATTTTGCCTTTATACGGGATGTTTGCAGCGGTAAGAAGCAGCATTAACGGGAACCAAGGACTCACATTCACCTATTATGTACAATTATTCCAATCGGAGCGGTTTCTCTCATCCATCGCTTTTAGTGTACGAACGTCACTAGTCGCAACCGTAATCGCGATCATTATCGGATTAATCATAACGCGACTCTTCCACACCTATCTAGATAAAACCACCCCCCGTTTATCTGTATGGCTGCCTATGCTATTCCCTCATTTTGTTTGGGGATACTTAGTCATTCTCCTCCTTGCAGAAACGGGATTGATTGCGCAAATTTTTCTTGTTGTTGGTTGGATAGATGGGACAGGGCAATTCCCAGTTCTCACGCGTGACCCTTATGGCCTCGGAATCATTATTACGTACGTATGGAAAGAGATTCCTTTTGTTATTTTGATGCTCCTGCCTATTTATTCATCGATCCCGACAAGCTACTATGATCTAGTCAAAACCCTTGGCGGGAGAAGCTGGGAGCAATTTAGGACGGTCGAATGGCCACATATTCAGCCTGTATTAATCGAAACCTTTTTAATTTTATTTTCTTTTACTCTAACCGCCTATGAAGTTCCAGCACTTTTAGGTACAACGTTTCCGGAAATGATTTCTGTGCTAAGTTACCAATGGTTTTATGGAGGAATTTTGGAAGAGCGACCACTTGCCTTCGCTTCCATGGTATTTGTAAGCATAGTCATTTTAACACTCACTTTAGCTGGATACTTTTACATGAACCGCCGGCGCATGCGTGCCATGAGGGGGCGTTTATGA
- a CDS encoding ABC transporter substrate-binding protein, with amino-acid sequence MKRFYFLLFVSIFLLIGCGNTNEQSSNSFDEITSQPWSEIEEAADGTTVRLYMWGGDEGINQYLDEWAIPHLKEKYNITLERVPMDTVKILQKLQTEKKANKQDGTIDIIWINGENFKNAKKNNLLAGSFTDKLPNFNKYYQTDDPALTTDFGTPVEGMEAPWGKVQFVFHYDESKIDEPPASFAQLQEWIKSHPGKFTYPNATDFTGNAFLRHVLYAKADQPSDIYNEPLDEEAISGTANKMWGYLNNIEPDLWRSGEHYPNSLTELDKLYSQGEVWMTMGYNEARAESLIEQGVFPETTKSFVMEPGSIGNTHFLSIPFNSPNVKGALTTINYLLSPEAQLAKYKPNYWGENTPISLEKLSEEMRKKFKAVDRGDSVISQQKLEESFLPESEAAYVEWMEEQWFNEVVQE; translated from the coding sequence ATGAAACGTTTTTACTTTCTTTTATTTGTTTCCATTTTCCTGCTTATTGGCTGTGGGAATACTAACGAGCAGTCGTCAAACAGTTTTGATGAAATCACTAGCCAACCATGGTCTGAAATTGAAGAAGCGGCTGACGGGACGACCGTTCGATTGTATATGTGGGGCGGTGATGAAGGAATCAACCAATACCTTGATGAGTGGGCCATCCCTCATTTAAAAGAAAAGTACAACATTACACTTGAACGGGTGCCAATGGATACGGTGAAAATTTTGCAAAAGCTTCAGACGGAAAAGAAAGCAAACAAACAGGACGGGACCATTGATATCATATGGATCAATGGTGAAAACTTTAAAAATGCCAAAAAAAATAATTTACTAGCTGGATCTTTTACTGATAAACTTCCAAATTTTAATAAGTACTATCAAACAGATGATCCTGCACTTACAACTGACTTCGGCACGCCCGTCGAGGGAATGGAAGCTCCATGGGGGAAAGTGCAGTTTGTTTTTCACTATGACGAGTCCAAAATAGATGAACCACCAGCTTCTTTTGCACAATTACAGGAATGGATAAAGTCTCATCCTGGGAAGTTTACATATCCGAATGCAACAGACTTTACAGGGAATGCCTTTTTAAGACATGTTCTTTATGCGAAAGCTGATCAGCCTTCTGATATTTATAATGAACCCTTAGATGAAGAAGCGATTTCAGGAACCGCCAATAAAATGTGGGGATATTTAAATAACATTGAACCCGACTTATGGCGTTCTGGGGAACATTATCCTAACTCATTAACGGAACTCGATAAACTATACAGTCAGGGGGAAGTGTGGATGACGATGGGTTACAATGAAGCACGAGCAGAATCACTAATTGAGCAAGGGGTATTCCCTGAGACAACGAAATCGTTCGTTATGGAACCCGGATCGATTGGTAACACCCATTTTCTATCGATTCCTTTTAACAGTCCAAATGTGAAAGGTGCACTTACGACGATTAACTACTTACTCTCACCAGAAGCACAGTTGGCCAAATACAAGCCGAATTATTGGGGTGAAAACACTCCGATCAGTTTAGAAAAGCTGTCTGAGGAAATGAGGAAGAAGTTTAAGGCGGTAGATCGAGGGGATAGTGTAATTAGCCAGCAAAAACTAGAAGAGAGTTTCCTGCCAGAATCAGAGGCTGCTTATGTCGAGTGGATGGAAGAACAGTGGTTTAATGAAGTCGTCCAAGAGTAA
- a CDS encoding class I SAM-dependent methyltransferase yields the protein MLDQQFSKPRGWIGKGVGLFMAKENEELNRWTQSFLSIDEQESVLEIGFGPGTALAGIAKKHPTVNLYGIDASEAMLTMALKRLNKVRGLQQICLIHGEASMIQNVQKRFDKVYSINNITYWNNPVYTLRHIRSQMNTSGKIALTLCPHEDGATDSTTEVLGGQLKSILHGAGFSQIEIFIKPTKPNNTVCAVAIN from the coding sequence ATGCTTGACCAGCAATTTTCTAAGCCAAGGGGATGGATAGGGAAGGGTGTTGGCCTTTTCATGGCCAAAGAAAACGAAGAGCTTAATAGGTGGACACAATCTTTCTTATCGATTGATGAACAGGAGAGTGTGTTAGAAATCGGTTTTGGACCGGGCACCGCCTTAGCGGGAATCGCTAAAAAACACCCGACCGTAAACCTCTATGGAATTGATGCTTCTGAGGCTATGCTGACCATGGCATTGAAGCGACTAAATAAAGTTCGCGGTCTCCAACAAATCTGCTTAATTCATGGAGAGGCAAGCATGATTCAGAATGTGCAAAAAAGGTTTGATAAGGTTTATTCCATTAATAATATAACCTATTGGAATAACCCTGTATACACACTAAGGCATATTCGCTCACAAATGAATACTAGTGGGAAAATCGCTCTTACGCTTTGTCCGCATGAGGATGGAGCTACTGACTCAACGACAGAAGTGCTTGGAGGTCAGCTGAAGTCCATCCTCCATGGTGCAGGCTTCAGTCAAATTGAAATTTTCATTAAGCCAACAAAGCCCAATAATACGGTGTGCGCAGTAGCAATAAATTAA
- a CDS encoding pyridoxamine 5'-phosphate oxidase family protein, whose translation MKPYHSPVRTVEELHSLQGTPGKIADNKVIKYIDALSKQFLAHSPFAIVSTSNTKGECDSSPRGDAPGFTYVLDDKHLLLPERLGNKRADSMRNILENPHIGLLFLIPGIEETLRINGEATIIKDGDLLRKLEAQGHVPKVGIVVHVNECFIHCAKAFKRSKLWRSEEWIDTTSLPSPAKMMADHAKLDVHDEERVQASLNESYHARLY comes from the coding sequence ATGAAACCATATCATAGTCCTGTTCGCACCGTTGAAGAACTCCACTCTTTACAAGGAACTCCTGGTAAAATAGCCGACAATAAAGTCATTAAGTACATCGACGCTTTATCCAAGCAATTTTTAGCCCACTCCCCTTTTGCCATCGTCAGTACGTCTAACACTAAAGGAGAGTGTGACAGTTCACCAAGAGGCGATGCTCCTGGATTCACATATGTTCTTGATGATAAACATTTACTCCTCCCTGAAAGACTGGGGAACAAACGGGCAGATTCGATGAGAAACATATTGGAAAACCCACATATCGGTCTGCTTTTTCTCATTCCAGGCATAGAAGAAACGTTGCGGATCAACGGAGAAGCGACCATTATTAAGGATGGAGACCTGCTACGTAAATTGGAGGCTCAAGGACACGTTCCAAAGGTTGGCATTGTTGTGCATGTTAATGAATGCTTCATCCATTGTGCCAAGGCCTTTAAACGATCCAAGCTCTGGCGTTCGGAAGAGTGGATCGACACAACCTCACTCCCTTCTCCTGCAAAAATGATGGCCGATCACGCCAAACTAGACGTACATGATGAGGAAAGAGTTCAAGCTTCTTTGAATGAAAGCTATCACGCGCGGCTTTATTAA
- a CDS encoding DUF2164 domain-containing protein, whose product MIKSLKKEQKEYLKARIREYFELEQGEEMGDLAADQFLHFMIQEMGPFLYNEGINDARQMVEQKVMNLDEDLLSLERPAGRPTDLKG is encoded by the coding sequence ATGATTAAATCACTAAAAAAAGAGCAAAAGGAATACCTCAAAGCTAGAATTAGAGAGTATTTTGAACTTGAGCAAGGTGAAGAAATGGGAGATTTAGCTGCTGATCAATTCCTGCACTTCATGATACAAGAAATGGGGCCTTTTTTGTATAATGAGGGGATAAATGATGCAAGACAAATGGTGGAGCAGAAGGTAATGAATCTTGACGAAGATTTACTTTCGCTTGAACGGCCAGCTGGGCGGCCCACCGATCTTAAGGGATAG
- a CDS encoding DMT family transporter, which translates to MLKAYSWLTFCVIVWGSNFVFGKILVQDFSPALLTMLRLLFIVLLLIGISFYKRRLKRVNKADALTIFFLGVIGVFINQWSFFEGLQTADPTTSALILATTPILTGFLAAIFLKEKFTVRMLIGSIVAIIGIYFVVTKGNLSSLHVEKGLLWIIVTMITFAIMIIMTRGLSKRVDPLTITLYSNIVGFIVSLPFAFTLDTPLRISSDLADWAFLAGTAVVVHGIATLIWNNNIRHVDASKASILSNLEPFVAMIMGLLLLYKPITGIEIIGSLFIVGGVMLSTYQKRKTISSL; encoded by the coding sequence ATGTTAAAAGCTTATAGTTGGCTAACTTTTTGTGTGATTGTATGGGGAAGTAACTTTGTTTTTGGTAAGATTTTAGTTCAGGATTTCTCTCCTGCATTGTTAACAATGCTGCGGCTTTTGTTTATTGTACTGCTATTAATTGGGATATCCTTTTACAAAAGGCGTTTGAAACGTGTGAATAAAGCAGATGCACTTACGATTTTCTTCCTCGGGGTTATTGGAGTCTTTATCAATCAATGGTCTTTTTTTGAAGGATTACAAACAGCTGATCCAACCACATCCGCATTAATTTTAGCGACGACCCCTATCTTAACTGGCTTTCTAGCAGCCATATTTCTAAAAGAAAAGTTTACAGTTCGTATGTTGATAGGGTCTATAGTTGCCATCATCGGTATTTATTTTGTTGTAACAAAAGGCAATTTATCCTCTTTGCATGTTGAAAAGGGGCTTCTATGGATTATTGTCACGATGATCACATTCGCCATTATGATTATTATGACGAGAGGGCTCTCAAAAAGGGTAGATCCTCTCACAATTACCTTGTATTCGAATATCGTGGGGTTCATTGTGTCTCTTCCATTTGCCTTTACACTAGACACACCGTTACGAATAAGCTCCGACCTTGCTGATTGGGCCTTTCTGGCTGGGACTGCCGTTGTTGTACATGGAATAGCTACATTAATTTGGAATAACAACATTAGGCACGTTGATGCATCAAAGGCTTCGATATTATCTAATTTAGAGCCTTTTGTTGCTATGATTATGGGGTTACTATTATTATACAAGCCCATCACAGGTATAGAAATAATTGGATCCTTATTTATAGTAGGAGGAGTTATGTTGTCTACCTATCAAAAAAGGAAAACAATATCCAGTCTTTAG